The genomic region GCCGGTCGCGAAAGCCGTGAAGACCTCGGTGTCCGCGCCGGTGAAGGCGTCCGCGAAGAGCGCAGCGAAGGCCTCCGCGGCGACCTCGGAGAAGGAAGACCCCGAGGACCCGGAGGACCCCCAGAGCGACGGCGAGGGCGAGGGCGAGAAGGAGTCGACCGGCACTCCCGTGGGCGGCGGAGACGGCAAGCGGGCCACCCAACTGGCCCGGCAGCGGGCCGCGGTGGCCACGGCGCGCGAGAAGCGCCTGCGGGACGCCGATCCGCTCCGCTCGGGCCTGCGCCGCTCCGTGCTCGCCGAGGCGGGCGTCGCGGTGGTCCTGCTGGCCGTCACCACCGTGCTGACCTCCACCGAACCGGGGCGCACGGTGGAGGAGGCCAAGGCCGCCACCGCCGCCACCTCGGAGAAGCCCGGTGCGGCGCTGTCCCTCGACCTCCCGTTCGACACCGGCGGCCAGGACGGCAAGGGCATCGCACGCGTCGAACTCGACCCGGCCCGCGTCGGCGGCAACGACATGCACGTCTACGTAGAGCGGTCGAACGGCAAGGCCTTCGACATCCCCGAGGTCAAGGTCGCCTTCACCCTCAAGGAGAAGGACATCGGGCCGCTGCCCGTGGTTCCCGACCGCATCGCCACCGGGCACTGGACGGCCACCGGGGTGCAGATCCCGATGGCGGGCAACTGGGAGATCGCGGTGACGGTACGGACCTCCGACATCGACCAGGTGACCGTGGACAAGAACGCGCAGATCGGCTGAACGACACCATGGCTGAACAGTCCACTCCGGAGACGTCGCCCCCGAGCGCCCCTGATCAACCCGGCCAACCTGACCAAGGGACACCTCGACGGGGAGACGCCTCCCCTAAAAGCGCCTCCCGGGGTGGCGCTGCTTCAAAGGCCACCCCCAAGGAGGCCTCTTCCGGAAATGCCCCTCCTGGGGAGGCCGTTTCTGCGGAGCCCTCCTCCAAGGGCGTCATTTCGCGGCGCCGCCTGCTCGGTACCGCCGGTGCCACCGGGCTCGCGCTCGGCGCCGCGGGCGGGGCCGCCGGATACGCCGCAGCGCCGTCCGCCGACCGGACCGTGCCGCTCAACTCGCTCGGCGCGGACGAGGTGATGTTTCACGGGAAACATCAGCAGGGCATCACGACCGCCCTGCAGGCCCACGGCCACCTCGTCGCCTTCGACCTCGCGGCGGGCGCGGGCCGCAAGGAGGCGGCCGCCCTGCTGCGGCGCTGGTCGACGACGGCCCAGCGGCTGATGGCGGGCGAGGCATCCGCGAGCGGGGACACGGACGTGGCGCGCGACGCCGGGCCCTCGTCCCTCACGGTCACCTTCGGCTTCGGCCACAGCTTCTTCGCCCGTACGGGACTGGAGAAGCAGCGCCCGATCGCCCTCGACCCGCTGCCCGACTTCTCCTCGGACCACCTCGACAAGGCGCGCAGCAACGGTGACCTCTGGGTGCAGATCGGCGCGAACGACGCCCTCGTCGCCTTCCACGCCCTGCGCGCGGTCCAGAAGGAAGCGGGGCAGGCGGCCAAGGTGCGCTGGCAGATGAACGGCTTCAACCGCTCGCCGGGAGCCACCACCCGCCCCATGACGGCCCGCAACCTGATGGGGCAGATCGACGGCACGCGCAATCCCAAGCCGTCGGAGTCCGACTTCGACCGGCGGATCTTCGTGCCCGACGCGAGCGACCCGTCATGGATGGCGGGCGGCTCGTACGCCGTCGTACGCCGTATCCGCATGCTCCTCGACGACTGGGAGAAGCTCTCGGTCAAGGCCCAGGAGGACGTGATCGGGCGGCGGAAGTCCACCGGGGCACCGCTCTCCGGCGGCACCGAGACGACCGAGATGGACCTGGAGAAGACCGACGCCGGCGGCACACTCGTCGTCCCCATCAACGCCCATGCCCGCATCACCCGGCCCGACGAGAACGGTGGCGCAGCGATGCTCCGCAGGCCGTTCTCCTTCCACGACGGCATCGACGCCGAGGGCGTACCGGACGCGGGCCTGCTCTTCGTCTGCTGGCAGGCCGATCCGCTGCGCGGCTTCGTACCGGTGCAGCGCAAGCTCGACCGCGGTGACGCGCTGTCCACGTTCATCCGGCATGAGGCGAGCGGGCTGTTCGCCGTGCCGGGCGGGGCCGCGGAGGGGGAGTACGTGGGGCAGAAGTTGCTGGAGGGGTGAGATCCGCTCACTGAGCTGCTGAGATGGCCAAGGCGCCTGAGACCGGAAGCGGGAGCCTGGCTGCGCAAGGCCCATTAGGGTGAGGCCATGCCAGCCAGCTACGCGTATCTCGGCCCCGAGGGCACCTTCACCGAAGTCGCCCTGCGGACTCTTCCGGAGTCGGCCACCCGGCAGCTCATCCCGATGGTGTCCGTGCCCGCCGCGCTCGACGCGGTCCGGGCCGGCGAGGCCGAGGCCGCGTTCGTACCGATCGAGAACTCCGTCGAGGGCGGCATCACCACCACGGTCGACGCACTGGCCGTCGGCGAACCGCTGATGATCTACCGCGAGGTCCTTCTCTCGATCACCTTCGCGCTGCTGGTCCGCCCGGGCACGAAGCTCTCGGAGATCAAGACGATCACCGCGCACCCGGCCGCGCAGCCACAGGTCCGCAACTGGATGAAGAACAACCTCCCGGACGTCGTCTGGGAGTCGGCGGCCTCCAACGCGGACGGCGCCCGCCTCGTGCAGGAGGGGCGCTTCGACGCCGCCTTCGCGGGCGAGTTCGCCGCGGCGCGGTACGGCCTGGAGCCCCTTGAGACCGGCATCCACGACGCGGAGAACGCGCAGACCCGGTTCGTCCTGGTGGGCAGGCCCGCCCGGCCCGCGGCCCCGACCGGCGCGGACAAGACCTCCGTGGTCATCTGGCAGCGCGACGACCACCCGGGTGCCCTGCTCGAACTCCTCCAGGAGTTCGCCGTCCGCGGGGTCAACCTGATGCTGCTGCAGTCCCGGCCGACCGGTGAGGGCATCGGCAACTACTGCTTCGCCATCGACGCCGAGGGGCACATCGCGGACCGCCGCGTGAGCGAGGCGCTGATGGGGCTCAAGCGCGTCTGTCCGCAGGTGCGCTTCCTCGGGTCCTATCCACAGGCCGACGTCGACCCCAAGGACGTAAGCGCGCCGCGGGCCGGTACGTCGGACGGCGAGTTCGCGGCGGCTTCGGACTGGCTGGCACGGTGCCAGGACGGCCGGTTCTGAACGGGTACTTCTGAACGGGCTCTCCGAACACGTCGTCGGTTCTGAGCGGCTGCTCCGAGCCGCTTCTTCATGCGGCTTCGCGGAGCGGAGCCGTCGGTTCGGGCAGCCCGCTTGGTCCAGTCCTACCTGCAGATTGTCTCTGTCCACAGAAGTTATCCACAGGCGCGCTTCTCGACCTGGGGACAAGTCGACAACGGAGCATGACTCAGTCGACAAATCGCCCTACAGCCCACAACCCCGTCCACAGCCCGGTAGGTCACCCTTCGTCCACCCGTTTCTGTTGGTCAATCCCATAGAGCGAACCATTTCCACTCGAAAGTGCGTGCAGGGAGGGTTTGGTCCGGGAATTCTTGGCCCCGCACAGGGCTTTGGGAACGATCACTTCCGGTGTCCACAGATCTTTCGCACAGCCTGTGGATAACTTTTCGGGGGTGTGGATTCCTGTGGACAACCCGGCCTCCAAGTCCCGTTCCCCACAAGGGAATCGAGTCAACCGACCGAATCCCACCTGCCCCGTTCCGGGGAGCAGCCCTTCCTTCATTGACGCCCGTCGACGCCTATTGGTGCCGATTGACGCGACCCATTAATTCCCCCAAAACATGACAGAAGAGACAGAACGGAATACCGAGTCGTGAGCCGGAACCCCGCACCGGTAGCCTTGAGGGGTGATTGACCTTCGCCTGCTCCGTGAGGACCCCGACCGTGTTCGCGCCTCCCAGCGCGCCCGTGGAGAGGACGTCGCCCTCGTCGACGCCCTCCTCTCCGCCGACGAGCGGCGCAGGTCGTCCGGCGTCCGCTTCGACGAGCTCCGTTCCGAGCAGAAGGCGCTCGGCAAGCTGATCCCCAAGGCCTCCGGCGACGAGAAGGCCGAGCTGCTGAAGAAGGCGGGCCAGCTCGCCGCCGACGTCAAGACAGCCGACGCCGAGCAGCACGAGGCGGACGAGGCGACCAAGCACCTCCTGCTCCAGCTCGGCAACCTCGTGCACCCCGACGTCCCGGTCGGCGGCGAGGAGGACTTCGTCGTCCTGGAGACGCACGGGACCATCCGCGACTTCGGCGCCGAGGGCTTCGAGCCCAAGGACCACCTGGAGCTCGGCGAGGCGCTGGGCGCCATCGACGTCGAGCGCGGCGCCAAGGTGTCCGGCTCGCGCTTCTACTACCTGACGGGCGTCGGCGCGCTCCTTGAGCTCGCCCTCGTCAACGCGGCGATCGCGCAGGCCACGGAGGCCGGCTTCGTCCCGATGCTGACCCCGGCACTGGTCCGCTCGCGCGCCATGGAGGGCACCGGCTTCCTCGGCCAGGCCGCGGAGAACGTGTACCACCTGGAGAAGGACGACTACTACCTGGTCGGCACCTCCGAGGTCCCGCTCGCCGCGTACCACATGGACGAGATCCTCGAAGCCGACCAGCTGCCGATGCGCTACGCGGGCTTCTCGCCGTGCTTCCGCCGCGAGGCCGGGACGTACGGCAAGGACACGCGGGGCATCTTCCGCGTGCACCAGTTCGACAAGGTCGAGATGTTCTCGTACGTCAACCCCGAGGACGCTCAGAACGAGCACCAGCGGCTCCTGGAGTGGGAGAAGCAGTGGCTGACCGGGCTTGAGCTGCCCTTCCAGGTCATCGATGTCGCCTCGGCCGACCTGGGCGCGTCCGCCTCGCGCAAGTTCGACTGCGAGGCGTGGATCCCGACCCAGGGCAAGTACCGCGAGCTGACGTCGGCCTCGAACTGCGACAGCTTCCAGGCCCGCCGCCTGTCGGTCCGCATGCGCGACGGCAAGAAGGTGCAGCCGCTCGCCACGCTGAACGGCACGCTGTGCGCCGTACCACGCACGATCGTGGCGATCCTGGAGAACCACCAGCTGGCCGACGGCTCCGTACGGGTGCCCGAGGTGCTGCGTCCGTATCTGGGCGGCCGTGAGGTGCTGGAGCCGATCTCCAAGTGACCGGCACCACTGGGT from Streptomyces sp. NBC_00878 harbors:
- the efeB gene encoding iron uptake transporter deferrochelatase/peroxidase subunit gives rise to the protein MAEQSTPETSPPSAPDQPGQPDQGTPRRGDASPKSASRGGAASKATPKEASSGNAPPGEAVSAEPSSKGVISRRRLLGTAGATGLALGAAGGAAGYAAAPSADRTVPLNSLGADEVMFHGKHQQGITTALQAHGHLVAFDLAAGAGRKEAAALLRRWSTTAQRLMAGEASASGDTDVARDAGPSSLTVTFGFGHSFFARTGLEKQRPIALDPLPDFSSDHLDKARSNGDLWVQIGANDALVAFHALRAVQKEAGQAAKVRWQMNGFNRSPGATTRPMTARNLMGQIDGTRNPKPSESDFDRRIFVPDASDPSWMAGGSYAVVRRIRMLLDDWEKLSVKAQEDVIGRRKSTGAPLSGGTETTEMDLEKTDAGGTLVVPINAHARITRPDENGGAAMLRRPFSFHDGIDAEGVPDAGLLFVCWQADPLRGFVPVQRKLDRGDALSTFIRHEASGLFAVPGGAAEGEYVGQKLLEG
- the pheA gene encoding prephenate dehydratase — protein: MPASYAYLGPEGTFTEVALRTLPESATRQLIPMVSVPAALDAVRAGEAEAAFVPIENSVEGGITTTVDALAVGEPLMIYREVLLSITFALLVRPGTKLSEIKTITAHPAAQPQVRNWMKNNLPDVVWESAASNADGARLVQEGRFDAAFAGEFAAARYGLEPLETGIHDAENAQTRFVLVGRPARPAAPTGADKTSVVIWQRDDHPGALLELLQEFAVRGVNLMLLQSRPTGEGIGNYCFAIDAEGHIADRRVSEALMGLKRVCPQVRFLGSYPQADVDPKDVSAPRAGTSDGEFAAASDWLARCQDGRF
- the serS gene encoding serine--tRNA ligase: MIDLRLLREDPDRVRASQRARGEDVALVDALLSADERRRSSGVRFDELRSEQKALGKLIPKASGDEKAELLKKAGQLAADVKTADAEQHEADEATKHLLLQLGNLVHPDVPVGGEEDFVVLETHGTIRDFGAEGFEPKDHLELGEALGAIDVERGAKVSGSRFYYLTGVGALLELALVNAAIAQATEAGFVPMLTPALVRSRAMEGTGFLGQAAENVYHLEKDDYYLVGTSEVPLAAYHMDEILEADQLPMRYAGFSPCFRREAGTYGKDTRGIFRVHQFDKVEMFSYVNPEDAQNEHQRLLEWEKQWLTGLELPFQVIDVASADLGASASRKFDCEAWIPTQGKYRELTSASNCDSFQARRLSVRMRDGKKVQPLATLNGTLCAVPRTIVAILENHQLADGSVRVPEVLRPYLGGREVLEPISK